GCTATTGGTTTTCCCCGGAACGCGTGATGCTTCAAACTGCCATCGACCAAGCTCAGCAAGAAGTCACGGGAACCGTGCGAGTTAAGCTCTACAAGGGAAACTGTATCCTGACAGGTCGAAAATCTTCACATTCTTTATACCGAAAAAATCTGGCGACGTTTGAAGAAGGCCGAGGCTACGACCAACGTGACGCCACCGGGTTTATCCGGATTAATGCGTTACGGCTCGCGATGCAAAATAGCCGGAACAAGAAGCATGATGCCAACTAAGAAGTCCACGACTCATACCCCTGATAAACGTCCGGCCTCTCGTACACGAGCAAACCCAGTCGCTCGGAATGCTGCCAGACTGAAACGATCGTCTACCTCAACCACGAAAAAGGCCTGGGGAGGGCGATTCAAGGGACAGACACATCACCTGGTTGAACAGTTCACATCATCCCTACCATTTGATCGACGACTCTATCAATACGATATCCAAGGCAGTATCGCGCACTGCAAGACACTGTATCGAGCCAAAGTCCTCACCAAAAGGGAATGCCAAACCATTACCCGTGGCCTGGAAAAGGTTTTGGACGAATTACAACGTGGACGCTTTGAGTTTCGAAATGAAGACGAAGACATCCACATGAGCATCGAACGCCGACTCACTCAACTCATCGGACCGCTTGGCGGCAAACTCCATACGGGACGAAGCCGGAATGATCAAGTTGCCCTTGATCTTCGTATGTTCGTGAAGGACGCCATAAGCTCGTTGACCTCGGCTATCGCCCGGCTACAAAAAGCCTTAACGGTCAAAGCCCGACAGCATATTCATGTGATGATGCCTGGTTATACCCATCTCCAGCGCGCCCAGCCCGTGTTGCTCGCGCACCATTTTTTAGCATACGTAGAGATGTTCGATCGAGATGCGGGCCGACTGCATGATGCTTTTCATCGGCTCAATGTACTTCCGCTTGGGGTGGGAGCGTTGGCCGGGACGAATTATCCCGTTGACCGGACATACACGGCTAAACTGCTGGGATTTCCTGCTGTCACGACGAACAGTCTCGATACCGTTTCCGACCGTGACTTTGTCGTCGAGGTCCTGAATGCCTGTGCTATTCTCATGATGCATCTCTCGCGATTAAGTGAGGAATTGATTCTTTGGTCTTCCCAAGAGTTTCAATTCATTGAAATGTCGGACGCGTTTTGTACGGGCAGCAGCATGATGCCGCAGAAAAAAAACCCGGATGTCGCAGAATTGGTTCGAGGGAAAACGGGGCGGGTGTATGGGCATCTTATGTCGTTGTTAACCACCTTGAAGGGCCTGCCATTGAGCTACAATCGGGACTTACAGGAGGATAAAGAACCTCTGTTTGACGCTCTAGACACCGTGAATCAGAGTGTTACCCTGTACGCTGAGCTCATCGACCATCTCACCGTTCGAGAAGAGGTAATGAACCAAGCCGTCCAATCCGGCCTGCTGTACGCCACAGAACTCGCGGATTATCTCGTACGAAAAGGCGTTCCGTTTCGTGAGGCCCACGCGATCATAGGGAATCTCGTAAGACACTGTGAAGAACGCAATCTTGATCTCGCCGCTCTTTCACTCGGAGAACTGAAAGCCCACTCGTCTCATTTCTCAAGAGAGGCCCTTCAATTACTTACCCCAGTTGGAGCCACGCGACGAAAAAGCCAAATTGGGGGGACGGCCAGACGACAAGTGGAGGGCAGGTTGCGCAGGCTGGAGAAACGCCTGTTATAATGCCCCAACTTTCCTCAAGAGAAATTTAGTTTTTATGGACTTGTTGCGACTGTCACGATAGCTTATGCCAACCCTTCTTAGATATGTGTTGTGCCTTCTTGTAATGATGAGCTCGGGATGTGGGGCCTCCGGTCCACCTATCGCTCCGGAAGAAGTGGGGTTAGAAGCCAAAATCCGGGCGCAACAGAAACAAGCGAGGGATGGTTCACTGGACAACGAGGACGGTGTGGTTCCATTGGAAGAGGAGGCGGTGCAACTCCCAGCCATGTATCCTGTCGGCACACGATGAGAGCGTTAAGGTGAATCCAGGCGGTCAAGCTGGACTGAATGTTTATCACGATCCCATGATTTACTGATCCATTCGTAGAGATTCAGCGATGCATGATTTTCATTACCAGAACAACCAACTCTATTGCGAGAACGTGTCGATTGCGGAGATTGCGCACAAAGTCGGGACCCCCTGTTACATCTATAGCCATCGGACGCTCATTCGCCATATCCGGGCCTTCGCTCAAGCCTTTCAATCGATTCCCCATACCATTGCCTACGCGATGAAGGCCAATTCGAACCTGGCCATTCTTCGTCTCATGGCGAAAGAAGGGAGCGGGGTCGATATTGTGTCCGGCGGAGAACTCTTTCGCGCCCTGCGTGCGGGAGTTCCATCAACAAAGATTGTCTTTGCTGGTGTGGGAAAATCAGGTGATGAGATTGAACAGGCTCTCAAAGCCGATATTCTGATGTTTAACGTGGAATCAGCCGCAGAGCTGCAGCTGATCAATAGCGTGGCGGGCAAACTCGGGGTTCATGCCAGAGTCGCGTTGCGTATCAACCCAGACATTGACCCGAAAACCCATCCGTACATCTCCACTGGCCTCAAGAAAAGCAAATTTGGCATCGGAGCAGATCGAGCCCTTGAAGAATTCAAAACTGCCGAGGCTTTGCCCCATATCCAAGTTGTGGGCGTACATTGCCACATCGGATCCCAATTAACCGAACTCACGCCGTTTATCGACGCGCTGAAAAAAATCTTAGCGTTGATTGAAGCCCTTAAGGTGCAAGGAACTGATATTCGTTACCTCAATATTGGTGGAGGGCTTGGGATCACGTATTCGGATGAGATGCCTCCTCACCCCAAAGACCTCGCTGAGGCAATCTCACCATTACTAGCCAACCTTAAATGTCAGTTGATCATGGAGCCTGGTCGCTCGATCGTCGGAAATGCTGGTATTATGATCACTCGGGTTCTCTACAATAAAGCGACTGAAGCCAAACAATTTGTCGTGGTGGATGCTGCGATGAACGATTTGCTTCGCCCAAGCCTGTATGAAGCCTACCATGAAATTCAGCATGTTCAAAAACCTGCTGAAGAGCGCGTCAAAACTGTGGACATTGTCGGTCCGATTTGCGAATCAGGAGATTTTCTGGCTAAAGAACGAGCCATCTCAGAGACCAAGGCAGGCGACCTCCTTGCTGTCATGAGCGCGGG
The genomic region above belongs to Nitrospirales bacterium and contains:
- the argH gene encoding argininosuccinate lyase; amino-acid sequence: MMPTKKSTTHTPDKRPASRTRANPVARNAARLKRSSTSTTKKAWGGRFKGQTHHLVEQFTSSLPFDRRLYQYDIQGSIAHCKTLYRAKVLTKRECQTITRGLEKVLDELQRGRFEFRNEDEDIHMSIERRLTQLIGPLGGKLHTGRSRNDQVALDLRMFVKDAISSLTSAIARLQKALTVKARQHIHVMMPGYTHLQRAQPVLLAHHFLAYVEMFDRDAGRLHDAFHRLNVLPLGVGALAGTNYPVDRTYTAKLLGFPAVTTNSLDTVSDRDFVVEVLNACAILMMHLSRLSEELILWSSQEFQFIEMSDAFCTGSSMMPQKKNPDVAELVRGKTGRVYGHLMSLLTTLKGLPLSYNRDLQEDKEPLFDALDTVNQSVTLYAELIDHLTVREEVMNQAVQSGLLYATELADYLVRKGVPFREAHAIIGNLVRHCEERNLDLAALSLGELKAHSSHFSREALQLLTPVGATRRKSQIGGTARRQVEGRLRRLEKRLL
- the lysA gene encoding diaminopimelate decarboxylase, which produces MHDFHYQNNQLYCENVSIAEIAHKVGTPCYIYSHRTLIRHIRAFAQAFQSIPHTIAYAMKANSNLAILRLMAKEGSGVDIVSGGELFRALRAGVPSTKIVFAGVGKSGDEIEQALKADILMFNVESAAELQLINSVAGKLGVHARVALRINPDIDPKTHPYISTGLKKSKFGIGADRALEEFKTAEALPHIQVVGVHCHIGSQLTELTPFIDALKKILALIEALKVQGTDIRYLNIGGGLGITYSDEMPPHPKDLAEAISPLLANLKCQLIMEPGRSIVGNAGIMITRVLYNKATEAKQFVVVDAAMNDLLRPSLYEAYHEIQHVQKPAEERVKTVDIVGPICESGDFLAKERAISETKAGDLLAVMSAGAYGFTMASNYNSRPRTPEVLVKDDEIHIIRERERYDDLIRGEIIPDFLDSPA